In the genome of Zonotrichia albicollis isolate bZonAlb1 chromosome 24, bZonAlb1.hap1, whole genome shotgun sequence, one region contains:
- the LOC141731631 gene encoding eukaryotic translation initiation factor 3 subunit C-like has protein sequence MSRFFTTGSDSESESSASGDETAPKAPGGPYSKPLLLSEDEEDTKRVVRSARDKRYEELTNLIRSIRNAMKIRDVSRCLEVPKTPNFPPFPQIFFFFSIDN, from the exons ATGTCGCGATTCTTCACCACCGGCTCCGACTCCGAGTCCGAGTCCTCAGCGTCGGGAGATGAAACCGCGCCCAAAGCGCCGGGGGGACCCTACAGCAA GCCGCTGCTGCtcagtgaggatgaggaggacacCAAGCGCGTGGTGAGGAGCGCCCGCGACAAGAG GTACGAAGAGCTGACCAACCTGATCCGCTCCATCCGCAACGCCATGAAGATCCGCGACGTCAGCCGCTGCCTCGAGGTgcccaaaacccccaatttccctcctttcccccaaatattcttttttttttctattgataATTag